The Lysobacter helvus nucleotide sequence GCCCTGCAGCTTGAACGGGCCATGCACCCAGAACGATTCCAGGCCCGTCGTCGCGATGCGGTCCGTGTTGCGCAGCGCGCCGGTATCGACGATGCGCTGGCCGGCCAGGTCGGCGTCCGGACGCGCGCGCCACTGCACCGTGTCGGTAAAGGTGTCGTAGTTGTTGTACGACAGGCCCACGTGGAAGATCGAGCCCGTCGCGTTGATGGGCGCCCAGTAGGCGCGCACGCCCCAGCCCGGACCGTGCGGCGTCGGCGCCGGATGCTCGGTGAGTTCCTTGGTGAAGACGCTGCCGGCGATCGCCCAGTTGTTGTCGCCGTACTGGTACATCGCACCGAGGCGGCGCGCGATGCCGAAGGTGTTGGTGGTGACGGCCTTGGAGATGAAGTCGTTGTTCTTCGTCGACGACAGCTCTTCGAGCGAGTTGAGCTGCTTGTACTGGCCGACCTGGAAGAAGTGGTTGGCGTTGCCGCGGATCTTGTACTTGGCGTTGACGTCGAGCCACTTGTCGGCCTTCGCGTCGTAACCGAGCACCCACTCGAGGTTGCCCGGGCCCTTGCCCTTGAGCACGAGTTCGGCGCGGCGCATTTCGAAGTCGGCGTCCTTGCCGTCCGGCGCATCGCCGTTGAGGTTGGCGAAGTCGTTGTTGAACCAGTTGCCGTCGGCCTGGACCAGGCCTTCGAAGGTGACTTCGGAATCGGCGATGACGTCGAGCGCGACCTGCGCGTGCGCGGCGGGCGCGGCGAACATGCCAAGCGCGCCGAGGACGGCGAGGGTCAGGGTGCTGCGGGTGAGGTTCATGGCGAGCCCTTCGGGCGGGGTGGTGAGGAATGCCGCGCAGCCTAGGGCGTGAATCTTTCGTTATTGTGACAAGTTGCGGGCGCGTGACACTTTCGGTGCGATTGCTTGCGGCGGTGGGGTCTTGTCGGGGAAGCGGCAAAGGTCCGCGATCGGGCAGCCCGGGCAGTTGGGTTTGCGCGCGAGGCACGTGTAGCGGCCGTGGAGGATCAGCCAGTGGTGCGCATCGTGCAGGAATTCGGCGGGGATCACGTGCACGAGGTTGTCCTCCACCGTGCGTACGTCCTTGCCCGGCGCCAGGCCCGTGCGGTTGGCGACGCGGAAGATGTGCGTGTCCACCGCCATCGTGGGTTCGCCGAAGGCGGTGTTGAGGACCACGTTCGCGGTCTTGCGGCCGACACCGGGGAGGGCTTCGAGCGCTTCGCGGGTGCGCGGCACTTGCCCGTCGTGCTCGTCCAGCAGCTGTTGCGACAGCGCCATGACATTGGCGGCCTTGGTGTTGAACAGGCCGATGGTGGCGATCGCCTTCTTCAGTTTCGCTTCGCCGAGGGCGACGATCGCGGCCGGCGTGTTGGCGACCGGGAAGAGTTTGCGCGTGGCCTTGTTGACGCCGACATCGGTGGCCTGCGCGGACAGCACCACGGCGACCAAGAGTTCGAACGGGCTCTTGAACTCGAGCTCGGTGGTGGGATGCGGGTTGAGTTCGCGCAGGCGCGTGAAGAGTTCGGTGATTTCGGCGCGGGTGAGCTTCGTGCGCTTCGTCCTGCGGGCGGGCTGCTTCATTCGGGCTTGCGTTGTGCGGCGCGGGCTTTCGCGCGGGCGAGGGCGGCCGCGGCGGCGGGCGGGAGCGTCGGCTTCGCGACGTCCGGCGTGGCGACCGGGGTGCGGCGCGCATCGCGTTCGGCGCGGCGGCGTTCGAGGCGGGCGTTGCGGGCGCGGAAGCGTTCGCGGGCGTCGAGGGCGGCGCGGCGTGCGTCGCGTGCGTTCGCGAGCAGCGCGCTACAGGCGGGCCTGCAGGCGTCGCATTCGATCGCGCCGAGCAAGCCTGCGTCGAGCGCGCGATCCACATCGTCGACGCGCAGGGCATCGACGATGCGATGCGCGGCCTCGCCGCGCGGATCAACGCAACCGCACACCGTGCAGGGCATCAGCGGCCGTTGAACGCAGGCTTGCGGCGTTCGAGGAACGCGGTGGTGCCTTCGCGCATGTCGTCGGTCGCGAACATCAAACCGAACTGCGCGCTCTCGTATTCCAGGCCTTCCTCGATGCCGCATTCGCCGCCGACGGCGATGCAGTCGAGGATGCCGCGCATCGCGAGCGGGGCTGCGTTCGCGAGTTGCTCCGCGAAGGCCATGACGTGCGATTCCAGCTCCGCCGCCGGCACCACGCGATTGACGATGCCGAGGTGCAACGCGCGCGCCGCGTCGATCGGCGCGCCGGCCAGGCACAGTTCCAGCGTGGCGGCGCGACCGGCCAGGCGCAGCAGGCGCTGCGTGCCGCCGAAGCCGGGGATGAGGCCGAGGTTGATCTCGGGCTGGCCGACCTTCGCGGTGTCGGACGCGATGCGCAGGTGGCAGCTCATCGCCAGTTCCAGGCCGCCGCCGAGCGCGAAGCCGTTGACCATCGCGATCACGGGCTTCGGCATGCGTTCGATGCGCCGCATCATGCGTTGGCCGCGCAGCGAGAAGTCGCGCCCTTCGACCGGCGTGAGGGCGTGCATTTCGGCGATGTCGGCGCCCGCGACGAAGGCCTTCGGCCCGCTGCCCGTGAGGATCACGACGCGCACGGCCGGGTCCGCGGCGGCCGCATCGAAGGCGCGATGCAGGGCGTCCAGGGTGGCGAGGTTCAGCGCGTTGAGCTTGTCGGGGCGGTGGACCGTGAGGATTCTTATCGCGCCGTGGTCGGTGGTGAGCAGGACGGCGTCGTTCTGGGCGGAGTCGGTCATTCGGAAAGCTCGCTGGGGCGTGTTCGAAGGGGGGCGGGTCGCGCGCACCGCCGCTTTCACGGGGAAAAACGCGGCGAACCGGGGCGCGGAACTAAACCTGCGGGGTCCGGTCAGAGGGCCCGGTCGTCAGTGGCGATTCAGCGCGGCGGCCGCTATCCTAGCGCGCCCTTCCGGGACCAACGGACGGGCAATCCCCGGGGTGGCCTGCATGCGCAATACATCGCGCCGGATCGCTTCGATTCCTACCCAGAGAGGTTGTACCGAATGAAGTTGCGCCTGCTTGCCGCCAGTGTCGCGGCCCTCACCCTTGTGTCCGGCCTCGCGCTGGCGCAGGACACCACGACCGAAAAGGGCAAGCTCAGTTATTACTTCGGCTACCAGTTCGGTCGCGACCTCGCCGAGAGTGGCGAACAGGTCGACGTCAACACGCTGGTCAAGGCCGTCCAGGACGGCTACGGCAAGAAGCAGCCTGCGCTGGCCGAAAAGGACCTGCGCCCGGCGGTCGAAGCCTTCCAGAAGCGCCAGCAGGCGAAGGCCGCTGCCGCCAAGGCCGCGTTCGACAAGGATGCCGCCGCCAACAAGACCAAGAGCGACCAGTACCTGGCCGCCAACAAGGCCAAGGCCGGCGTGAAGACGCTCGCCGGCGCCAGTGGCGTGCAGTACCGCGTGATGGAGCCGGGCACCGGCGCCAAGCCCACGGCCAACAGCACGCTCGCGCTGGAAGTCGGTGGTCCGTACCTGTTCGGCCAGAAGGCCGCGGACGACAAGATCCAGAACATCCCGAGCATCAAGCTGAGCGAAGTGCAGATGCCGGCGATGCGCGAAGCCCTGGCGCAGATGCCGGCGGGTTCGAAGTGGGAGATCGTCGTTCCGCCGGCCAGCGCCTTCGGCGCCGACCCGCGCACCGGCTTCCCGCCGAACGTCGCGGTCGCCTTCGAAGTGAAGCTGGTCAGCGTCAAGTAACACCTCGCAGTCGCAAGACGACGAACGCCGGCCCCGCGCCGGCGTTTGTTTTTCTGATGAGAGTTCTCCATCGTGCATTCCATGACTTTCCGCGCCGTCCTCAGTCCTTGCGTCGGCATCTGCAGCCTCGACGACCTGGGGCTGTGCACGGGGTGCCGTCGCACCACGGCGGAGATCGCACGCTGGGGCCAGATGAACGATGACGAGCGCCTGCGCCTGATGGAAATCGTCCTGCCGCAGCGCGCGCCCTTCGACGCGCAATGACGCTGGACCTGGCGCACCTGCGCGCGGTGCTGCATCCGACCGACGCGCCTCCCGCCGGTCCCGGCTGGAACCACGCCGAACTCGACGGCCTGTTGCCCGATCCTCCGTTGCGCGAAGCCGCGGTCCTCGTGGGCCTCGTGCCGCGCATCGAGGGGTGGCAGGTGTTGCTCACGCGTCGCACCGATGCGCTGCGGCACCACGCGGGGCAGGTGAGTTTCCCCGGCGGTCGCATCGAAGCCGTGGACGCCGATGCCATCGCCGCCGCGCTGCGCGAGAGCCGCGAAGAAATCGGCTTGCTGCCGTCGCAGGCCGCGCCCGTGGGCTTCCTCGATCCGCTGTGCACGATCACGGGCTTCCGCGTGTCGCCGCTGGTCGCGATGGTCGATGCGGAGTTCGTCGCGCGCCCGGATCCGGGCGAAGTCGCCGAGGTCTTCGAGGTCCCGCTGGACTACATCCTCGACCCGGCCAACCTGGCCGAGCTCGAAATCACGACGGTCGGCGGTCGCCCCCTCCCGGGCGGACGGCCGCGCCGCGTGCTGGAATTCGTGGATAGAGGTAACCCGCGGAACCGGATCTGGGGCGCCACCGCCTCGATCCTGTTCAACCTGCGGGAACGCATCGCAAGCGCGACGACCGCGGGCTGAGCCCGCACACCAGGAGCGTCACATGGCCGGATGGACCACCCTCGTGCAGGCCGAAACGCTGGCCGTCGCGCTCAATCGGCCAGACCTGGCGATCGTCGATTGCCGGTTCTCGCTGATGAATCCCCTCGCGGGCGAAAGCGCCTACCTCGACGGCCACATCCCGGGCGCGGTGTACGCGCACTTGGAGCGCGACCTGTCCGACATGACGCCCGGTGGCGAAGGCCGCCATCCGTGGCCGAAGGCGGAAACCTTCACCGCGAAGCTCGGCGCGTGGGGCATCCGGCCGGAACACCAGATCGTCGCGTACGACGATGGCGAAGGTGCGCACGCGGCGCGCTTCTGGTTCCTGATGCGCATGCTCGGCCACGAGAAAGTGGCCGTGCTCGATGCAGGCTGGAAGCATTGGACGTCGGTGGGCCTGCCCGTGGATTCGCAGGTGCCCAAGCCGGTGACCGGGCGCTATCCCGGCACGTTCGATACGTCGCGCTTGCTCGACAGCGCGCAGGTGCAGGCGCGCCTCGCGCAAGGCGAGATGCTGATCGATGCGCGCGCGGCGGACCGCTTCCGCGGCGAGAACGAAATGATCGATCGCATCGCCGGCCACGTGCCGGGCGCGGTCAATCGTCCGTATCCGGACAACCTGCTCCACGATCACTTCAAGACGCCGATGCAGCTCGCCGACGAATTCCGCGCGTTGCTCGGGCACACATCGCCGGAGCAGGTGATGGTGATGTGCGGCTCGGGCGTCACGGCGTGCCACCACCTGCTGGCGATGGAGCGCGCGGGGCTGCGCGGTGCGCGCCTGTATACCGGATCGTGGAGCGGCTGGATCACCGATCCGGCGCGGCCCATCGCAACCGGCGAGGCCTGATTACTTCCCGAGTCGTGCGATCAACGCACGCAACCCGGCCTGCGTGTCGGGCGCGCTCCATGCATCGATGAAGCGGGAAAGCCCGATGCGTTCCGGCTGCATCGCCGCGACGACATCCGCGCGCGCGATCGCACGCGTTTCCAGCACGGGCTGGCGCGGCAAGGCGAGCAGCGCTTCCAGCCACACGTGCGCGCGCTTGACGACTTCATCGACGCTGGCGAGTTCATCGACCAGGCCGATGTCGAACGCGCGCTGCGCGTCCACCATCTCGCCTCCGACCAGCAAACGCTCCGCGCGCTGCGGCCCGACCATGCGGCGCATCAAGTACTGGATGCCTTCCGGCGCGACGAGGCCCACCTGCGTTTCGTTGAGCCCGATGCGATACAGCCCGTCGGCCATGACGCGATAGTCGCAGCACAACGCGAGCACGCAGCCACCGGCGGGCGCATGGCCGGCGAGCGCGGCCACGACCGGCACCGGCGATTCGGCGAGCGCGCGCGCGGCACCGAAGAAGGCTTCCCACGCTTGCAGCAGTGCAGCGCGGTCATCGCCCAGGCTCAGCAGGTGCGGCACATCGAGGCCGGCGGAAAACACCTTGGGGCCGCCCGACAGCACGATGCCTGCAGCGCCACCGGCGATGGCCTCGGCGAGCGCGTTGCGCAGGTCCGTGCACAGCTGCGGGTTCAAGGCATTGACCGGCGGGCGCGCGAGTTTCAGTTCGACGATCGAGCCGTGCGTGGTGCGTTCGATGAGCGACATGCGGGCATCCGGTGCGTGGGGTCGGCCGGTATCATAGGCCGCATGAAAAACGTCCGCCTCGCACCGTTCGCTGCCGTCCTCGTCCTGTCGTTCCTGGCCCCGGCCTGCGCGAAGCAGCCGACCGCCGCGGCCGCCTGCGTGCCGGTCGTGCGCGACGGGTGGATCCGCCTGGTGCCGGGGATGGATTCGATGCAGGCGGGCTTCGGCCGCATCGAGAACCGCTGCGCCACGCCCGCGACGATCGTCGGCGCGCGCAGTCCCGCGCACGGCATGGCCGAGTTGCACGAGACGAAGATCATCGATGGCGTGAACCGCATGCGGGCGGTGCCGACGCTACGCATCGCGCCGGATGACGCGGCGGTGCTGAAGCCGGGTGGGTTGCACCTGATGCTGATGGAAGCGCGCGCGCCGCTGAAGGCGGGCAGCAAGGTGGCGATCGAATTCCCGCTGCAGGATGGGCGGGTGGTGCGGGGGGAATTTGTGGTGAAGGCACCGGGCGAATAAGAGCGCCCCCTCCCAGCCTCCCCCGACGGTGTCGGGGGAGGAGCAAAAACTAGCTCGCCATCTCCCGCACGGCATCCGGCAACGGAATCGGGCGGCCGCTCGCGCGTTCGATCCACACCATCACCACGTGGCCGTCGGCGTACAGCGTCTTGCCGTCCTCCGACACGATGCGATGGCCCAGCGTCGCGCTGGTGTTGCCCACGCGATCGGCATACAGCTCGACGACCACGTTCGCCGGATACGGGATCGGCATCTTGTAGTTCATCTGCACCGCAGCCAGCAGCGGTGCCATCGTGTCATCCATCCATGCGCGGTCGAGCGATTCGAACCAGCGGATGCGCGCCTCTTCCAGGTAGGTCATGAAGTTGGCGTTGTTGACGTGGTTGAACGCGTCCAGGTCGCGCCAGCGCAACGCCATCGGCATGCGGAACAGCAGCTTGTGCGGCGTGTCCGTCATGCGGCGGACTTCCGCTTCGGGGCCTTCTTCGCGGCGGCCTTGGCGGCCTTTGCCGCAGCGGCGTCGGCCTTCTTCGTCGCCAGCTTTTCGGCCTTCGTCGGCGGACGCGGCGCGTCCGGACGCGGCGACGGTGCGGGTTTCGTCGGCTTCGCTTCCGTGCCGAGCACCTTGCGCAGGAACTGGCCCGTGTGCGAATGCGCAACACCCGCGACGTCTTCCGGCGTACCGGTCGCGATGATCGAACCACCGCGATGGCCGCCCTCCGGCCCGAGGTCGATCACCCAGTCCGCCGTCTTGATGACGTCGAGGTTGTGTTCGATCACCACGATCGTGTTGCCGTCGTCGCGCAGCTTGTGCAGCACGGCGAGCAGGTGCTCGATGTCGTGGAAGTGCAGGCCGGTGGTGGGCTCGTCGAGGATGTAGAGCGTGCGGCCGGTGTCGCGGCGCGAGAGTTCCTTCGACAGCTTGACGCGCTGTGCTTCGCCGCCCGACAACGTGGTGGCGGGCTGGCCGAGCTTGACGTAGCTCAGGCCCACGTCCATCAGCGTTTCGAGCTTGCGCGAAATCGTGGGCACCGGTTCGAACAGCGACAGCGCGTCTTCCACCGTCATTTCCAGCACGTCGTGGATGCTGTAGCCCTTGTAGAGGATCTCCAGCGTCTCGCGGTTGTAGCGCTTGCCGTGGCAGACGTCGCAGGGCACGTACACGTCGGGCAGGAAGTGCATCTCGACCTTGATCAGGCCGTCGCCCTGGCACGCTTCGCAACGGCCGCCGCGCACGTTGAAGCTGAAACGCCCCGGCGAGTAACCGCGCGAGCGCGATTCCGGCACCGACGCGAACAACTCGCGCAGCGGCGTGAACAGGCCCGTGTACGTCGCGGGATTGGAACGCGGCGTGCGGCCGATCGGCGACTGGTCGATGTCGACGACCTTGTCGAACAGATCGATGCCGTGCACTTCGCGATGCGCCGACGGCTTGTGCGACGCGCCGTTGATCTCGTTGGCGGCCAGCGCGTACAGCGTGTCGTTGATCAGCGTCGACTTGCCGGAGCCGGACACGCCGGTGATCGCGGTGAACAAGCCGGCGGGGATCTCGAGATCCACGTTCTTCAGGTTGTGGCCGCTCGCACCGAGCAGCTTCAGCATCATCTTCTTGTTGGGCTTGTGGCGCACCGCGGGGATCTCGATGCGCTTCTTGCCGCTCATGTACGCACCGGTGAGCGAGCGCGGCGCCTTCAGCACGTCGGCGAACGTGCCCTGCGCGACGATCTCGCCGCCATGCACGCCCGCGCCGGGGCCGATGTCCACGATGTGGTCGGCCAGGCGGATCGCATCCTCGTCGTGCTCGACGACGATGACGGTGTTGCCCAGGTCGCGCAGGCGCGTGAGCGTGCCGAGCAGGCGTTCGTTGTCGCGCTGGTGCAGGCCGATCGAGGGTTCGTCGAGCACGTACATCACGCCGACCAGGCCGGCGCCGATCTGCGACGCCAGGCGGATGCGCTGGGCTTCGCCGCCCGACAACGTATCGGCCTTGCGTTCGAGCGTGAGGTAATCCAGGCCCACGTCGACGAGGAAGCGCAGGCGTTCGCCGATTTCCTTGACGATCTTGACCGCGATCTCGCCGCGCCAGCCCGGCAGCTGCATGTGGCTGAAGAACGCGACGGCTTCGTCGATCGGCATCACCACGATGTCCGACAACGGGCGATCGGCGACGAACACGTTGCGCGCGGAGCGATTGAGGCGCGCACCACCGCAATCCACGCACGGGCGCTCGCTGATGTACTTCGCCAGTTCCTCGCGCACGGCGGCGCTTTCGGTTTCCTGGTAACGGCGCTCGAGGTTGGGCAGGATGCCTTCGAACTTGTGCTTGCGCTGCGTGCGCCCGCCCGCGTCCGTGAGGTAGGTGAAGGTGATCACCTGGCTGCCGCTGCCGTGCAGGACGGCGTTGCGTTGTTCGTCGGTGAGTTCCTGCCACGCGCTGTCGACGTTGAAGCCGTAGTGGCGCGCGAGCGAGGCGATCAGCTGGAAGTAGTAGACGTTGCGGCGGTCCCACCCGCGCACCGCGCCCGCCGCGAGCGAGAGCTCCGGGTGCACGACCACGCGCGAAGGATCGAAGAACTGGCTCACGCCCAGGCCATCGCACGTGGGGCACGCGCCGACCGGGGAGTTGAAGGAGAACAGGCGCGGTTCCAGCTCCGGCAGCGAGTAGTCGCACACCGGGCAGCTGTACTTCGAGGAGAACAGCAGCGGATCGAGCTTGTCGTCGTCGAGCGACTGCACGATCGCCATGCCGTCGCCGAGCTTCAGCGAGGTCTCGAAGGATTCGGCGAGGCGCTGCTTGAGGTCGTCGCGCACCTTGAAGCGGTCGATGACGGCTTCGATCGTGTGCTTCTGGCGCAGCGCGAGCGGCGGCACGGCGTCGATCTCGTGCAGCACGCCATCCACGCGCACGCGCACGAAACCCTGCGCACGCAATTGCTCGAACACCTGCGCGTGCTCGCCCTTGCGCTCGCGGATCACGGGCGCGAGCAGCATCCAGCGCTGCTCGGCGGTCTTCGGGTCGTTGGCCAGGGCCAGGACCTGGTCGACCATCTGGCTGATCGTCTGCGCTTCCAGCGGGAAGCCGTGGTCCGGGCAGCGCGGGGTGCCCACGCGCGCGTACAGCAGGCGCAGGTAGTCGTAGATCTCGGTGATCGTGCCCACGGTGGACCGCGGGTTGTGCGAGGTGGCCTTCTGCTCGATCGCGATCGCCGGGCTCAGGCCCTCGATGTGGTCGACGTCCGGCTTCTCCATCACGCTGAGGAACTGGCGCGCGTAGGCCGACAGGGACTCCACGTACCGGCGCTGGCCCTCGGCGTAGATGGTGTCGAACGCCAGCGACGACTTGCCCGACCCGGACAGGCCGGTGATCACGATCAGCTTGTCCCTGGGCAGGTCGATGTCCAGGTTCTTGAGGTTGTGCGTCCGCGCGCCGCGGATGCGGATGAAGTCCATCGCCATCGAGTGTCGGGATCCGTGGGGTGGGTGCGTGGGGGCGGGCGGCCCGGGGAACAGGGGAGCCTAGCGAGGAGGGGAGGTGGGGGCAAATCCCCGCAAACCCAGTCTGGGCGCGGCCGGTCGCAGGGGCTGCGACCTGAAGCAGTCAGGTGGGCGGATCGGGGCCGGATCGGGCCCCCGGGGTTGTTCCAAGCGACTGATTCCCCTAGAATCCCGCGGCTGTCCGCCCTCGAAGGCGGTCAGAGCGACCACAATAACTACAGAGGAAGTCTGGTCATGTACGCAGTACTGGTCACCGGCGGTAAGCAATACCGCGTGATGAAGGGCGAGACGCTGCGCGTCGAACTGCTCGACATCGAAGCCGGCAAGGAGATCACGTTCGACAACGTGCTCATGCTGGGCGACGGCGAAGGCGTCAAGCTCGGCGACGCGCTCAAGGGCGCCAGCGTCACCGCCACCGTCAAGGGGCACGGCCGCGCCGACAAGGTGCGCATCGTGAAGTTCCGCCGCCGCAAGCACCATCGCAAGCAGATGGGCCACCGGCAGCATTACACCGAAATCGAGATCACCGGCATCGCCGGTGGCGACAAGAAGTAAGGAGCAGCAGCCATGGCACATAAAAAGGGCGTAGGTTCCTCGCGCAACGGCCGCGACTCCAACCCGAAGTTCCTGGGCGTGAAGCTGTACGGCGGCCAGGCCGTCGACGCGGGCAACATCATCGTTCGCCAGCGCGGCACGCAGTTCCACCCGGGCATGGGCGTCGGCCTCGGCCGCGACCACACCCTGTTCGCGCTGATAGACGGCAAGGTCGAGTTCTCGACCAAGGGCCCGAAGAAGCGCCGCACCGTCAGCGTCGTCGCGTAAATTTGACGACCCGGTGTGCGACGAACCCCGCTCCGGCGGGGTTCTTCGTTTTGATCCCCCGCAGTACGCAGCGCCAACCGAAGTAACGCCATGAAACTCTTCGACGAAGCAGAAATCACCGTGACCGCCGGCAATGGCGGCAACGGCTCCATCAGTTTCCGGCGCGAGAAGTTCATCCCGCTCGGCGGCCCCGATGGCGGCGACGGCGGCGACGGCGGCAACGTCTGGATCCAGGCGGACGAAAACCTCAACACGCTCGTCGACTTCCGCCACCAGAAGCACTTCAAGGCCCAGCGCGGCGAGAACGGCATGGGCAGCCAGATGTACGGCAAGGGCGGCACGGACCACACGATCACCGTGCCCGTGGGCACCGTCGTGCACAACGTCGACACCGACGAAATCATCGGCGACCTGGTCGCGCACGGCGATCGCCTGCTCGTCGCGCACGGCGGCAAGGGCGGCCTCGGCAACATGCATTTCAAGAGCTCGATCAATCGTTCGCCGCGGCGCGCCACGCCGGGCGGCGAGGGCGAGTCGCGCACGTTGAAGCTCGAGCTGAAACTGCTCGCCGACGTGGGCCTGCTCGGCTTCCCCAACGCGGGCAAGAGCACCTTCATCCGCGCGGTGTCGGCCGCGACGCCGAAGGTCGCGGACTATCCGTTCACCACGCTGTATCCCAACCTCGGCGTCGTCAGCGTCGAGCCGGGCCGCAGCTTCGTCATCGCCGACATCCCGGGCCTGATCGAAGGCGCGGCCGACGGCGCGGGCCTGGGTGCGCAGTTCCTGCGCCACGTGCAGCGCACGCGCCTGCTGCTGCACCTCGTCGACCTCGCCCCGATGGAAGGCGGCGTGGAAGCCTCGCCGGCCGAACAGGTACGCGCCATCGAACACGAGCTGCGCAAGTACGACCCGGGCATGCTCGAGAAGCCGCGCTGGCTGGTGCTCAACAAGGCCGACCTGCTGTTCGAGGACGAGGCGCGCGAGCGCGCCGAGGAAGTCGTGCGCGAACTCGGTTGGACCCAGCCCTGGTACCTGGTCTCCGCCATCGGCCGCGAGAACACCTGGCCGATCGCGCTGTCCGTGCAGGCGTTCTTCGATCGCCTCAAGGAAGACGAGGCCGAGCGCGCCGCGCAGGATGCCCCGCGTGTTTGATTCGCGGGCAACAAAAAACCCGGCCGAGGCCGGGTTCTTCGTGACGGCGGCTGCGGCGCCTGGATCAGGCGGCCTGCAGGGCCTTGATGCGCGCCGTGAGGCGGCTCTTGTGGCGGGCGGCCTTGTTCTTGTGGATCAGGCCACGGCTGCTGAAGCGATCGAGGATCGGCTGGGCGACGACGAACGCGGCCTGGGCGGCAGCGGCATCGTTGGCGTCGAGGGCCTTGAGCACTTTCTTGACGGCGGTGCGGAGCATCGAGCGCTGGGCGGCATTGCGGGCGTTGCGCACGACGGTCTGCTTGGCGCGCTTCTTTGCGGACTTGATATTGGCCACGACTGGAATCCTGGGGTGCAGATGTTGGAATTAGGGGTGTCGACGGGGGCGCTGAAGAGCTGGGCCGGCCCGACGAAGCGCGGAAGTATGGGCGGATCAGGTACTTGCGTCAACCCGCCGGGGGATTTCCGATGACGGCCGCTGCCCACAAGCCCCGGATGATGCGGGGCCTGCTGTCCTTCGGCAGCATGACGATGGTCAGCCGGGTGTTCGGCCTGGTGCGGGACGTGGCCATCACGCACGTCTTCGGCGCCAATGCGGGCACCGACGCCTTCTGGGTGGCCTTCCGCATCCCGAACTTCATGCGGCGGCTGTTCGCCGAGGGGTCGTTCTCCACGGCGTTCGTCCCGGTGTTCACCGAGATCAAGGAGAAGCGGACCCACGCGGAGTTGAAGGAACTGGTCTCCCGCACGGCGGGCACCCTGGGCGCCGTCCTGCTGCTGATCGTCGCGCTGGGGATGATCTTCGCGCCCCAGGTCGCCACGCTGTTCTCGGGCGGGGAGGCGCGGGACCCGGACAAGTTCACCCTCACCGTCGAGCTGCTGCGCCTCACGTTCCCGTTCCTGCTGTTCGTTTCGCTCACCGCGCTCGCGGGCGGGGCGCTCAACAGCTTCCACAAGTTCGCGATGCCGGCGCTGACGCCGGTGATCCTCAACCTGTGCATGATCGCCGGCGCCCTGTGGCTGTCGCCGAAGCTCGAGGTGCCGATCCTCGCGCTGGGCTGGGCGGTGTTCTTCGCGGGCATCCTGCAGTTGCTGTTCCAGTTGCCGCAGCTGGCGAAGCTGGACCTGCTGGCGCTGCCGAAGTGGGGCGGCTCGCATCCGGACGTGCGCAAGGTCATGCGCCTGATGGTGCCGACGCTGTTCGGTTCGTCGATCGCGCAGATCAATTTGTTGCTCGATACGGTGATCGCCGCGCTGCTGGTCGCCGGTTCGCAGACCTGGCTCTCGCAGGCCGATCGCTTCCTCGAACTGCCCCTGGGCGTGTTCGGCGTCGCGCTGGGCACCGTGATCCTGCCCTCGCTCGCGCGCCACCACATCAACACCGACCGCGCCGGCTTCTCCAATGCGCTCGACTGGGGCCTGCGCATCACGCTGATGATCGCGATGCCCGCGATGATCGGCCTGATGCTGCTCGCGATCCCGCTGGTCTCCACATTGTTCCAGCACGGCGCGTTCACCAGCTTCGACACGCGCATGGCGGCACTGTCGGTGTTCGGCCTGAGCTTCGGCCTGCCGGCCTTCGCGCTGGTGAAGGTGGTGCTGCCGGCGTTCTACGCGCGCCAGGACACCAAGACCCCGATGCGCGCCGGCGTGGCCTCGCTGATCGCCAACATGGTGTTCAACGGCCTGTTCCTCGCGATCCTCTACGTGCTGTGGGTGCCGGCGGAATTGCAGCAGGGCCCGATCCTGGTCGCGC carries:
- the murJ gene encoding murein biosynthesis integral membrane protein MurJ, which encodes MMRGLLSFGSMTMVSRVFGLVRDVAITHVFGANAGTDAFWVAFRIPNFMRRLFAEGSFSTAFVPVFTEIKEKRTHAELKELVSRTAGTLGAVLLLIVALGMIFAPQVATLFSGGEARDPDKFTLTVELLRLTFPFLLFVSLTALAGGALNSFHKFAMPALTPVILNLCMIAGALWLSPKLEVPILALGWAVFFAGILQLLFQLPQLAKLDLLALPKWGGSHPDVRKVMRLMVPTLFGSSIAQINLLLDTVIAALLVAGSQTWLSQADRFLELPLGVFGVALGTVILPSLARHHINTDRAGFSNALDWGLRITLMIAMPAMIGLMLLAIPLVSTLFQHGAFTSFDTRMAALSVFGLSFGLPAFALVKVVLPAFYARQDTKTPMRAGVASLIANMVFNGLFLAILYVLWVPAELQQGPILVALAKQPGLHFALGLASAVASYLNLALLWRWLRKAGVYERRPGWGGFTLRLLVACSTMTCALLIGLHFAPDFTAVAFWTRVGWLTALVAAGVAAYAMAWIALGFRLADLREH
- the rpsT gene encoding 30S ribosomal protein S20 — encoded protein: MANIKSAKKRAKQTVVRNARNAAQRSMLRTAVKKVLKALDANDAAAAQAAFVVAQPILDRFSSRGLIHKNKAARHKSRLTARIKALQAA